A genomic window from Lepisosteus oculatus isolate fLepOcu1 chromosome 27, fLepOcu1.hap2, whole genome shotgun sequence includes:
- the LOC102682743 gene encoding aryl hydrocarbon receptor nuclear translocator-like isoform X7 produces the protein MASTSASDMASEVSGLSAGGAPGNPGLGGAAAGTMVQRGATKRRAVPDFDEDDDSGGGGGKLFRENHSEIERRRRNKMTAYITELSDMVPTCSALARKPDKLTILRMAVSHMKSLRGTGNTAADGTYKPSFLTDQELKHLILEAADGFLFVVSCESGRVVYVSDSVTPVLNQAQSDWLGSSLYDQVHPDDVDKLREQLSTTENNMSGRVLDLKTGTVKKEGQQSSVRMCMGSRRSFICRMRCGMTPVEPVSMNRLSYLRSRNRNGLGPVKDGEPQFVVVHCTGYIKSWPPAGVSLPEEESDSSQGNRFCLVAIGRLQVTSCPSNTDMNNISIPIEFISRHNTQGIFTFVDHRCVGTVGYQPQELLGKEILEFAHPEDQGLLRDSFQQVIKLKGQVLSVMFRFRSKSREWVWMRTSSFTFQNPFSEEIEYIICTNANVNRAPSQDCPSLPSPGIPVSPMLGQNPPNCPHDLSPGQGPPRQLQQQQQSELEMASGREGLGSYEAGGQHSSLQLPLGQAPVTAAGPEHSKPLDKTEGLYPPERDPRYSELYTDQSKPLASSPATGTQQIYPQGGAFPPPRPADTFRSVVMPPQVGLAQQPSSAGQILAHISRQATNPSGGGTSAASAQAGPAGAAGGWAGARPPFSSQQVAPQVAKTQSPQFQLAGFQGGPPSFNALSSPATPTPPSTGNFPTLNNTRASAPSGTFVESGQPSAQFPSRPGDGVAVWPQWQGQAHTQASTEAHPLPQSSQPDIFSPDMLSMLGDQTSTFSSDEFVELPIFPSFSE, from the exons ATGGCCTCGACTTCGGCATCAG acaTGGCGTCGGAGGTGTCCGGGCTGAGTGCGGGTGGGGCCCCTGGTAACCCGGGCCTGGGCGGGGCTGCCGCGGGCACCATGGTGCAGAGAGGGGCCACCAAGAGACGCGCTGT ACCTGACTTCGATGAGGACGACgacagcggcggcggcggcggcaagCTCTTCAG GGAGAACCACAGTGAGATCGAGCGCCGGCGCCGGAACAAGATGACAGCGTACATCACGGAGCTGTCCGACATGGTGCCCACCTGCAGCGCCCTGGCCCGCAAGCCCGACAAGCTGACCATCCTGCGCATGGCCGTGTCGCACATGAAGTCGCTGCGCGGCACGGGCAACACGGCCGCCGACGGCACCTACAAGCCCTCCTTCCTCACCGACCAG gagcTGAAGCATCTGATCCTGGAGGCTGCGGACGGGTTCCTGTTCGTGGTGTCGTGCGAGTCGGGCCGGGTCGTGTACGTGTCGGACTCGGTCACCCCCGTGCTCAACCAGGCGCAGTCCGACTGGCTGGGCAGCTCGCTGTACGACCAGGTGCACCCCGACGACGTGGACAAGCTGAGAGAGCAGCTGTCTACTACTGAAAACAACATGAGCG GCCGTGTCCTGGACCTGAAGACTGGCACAGTGAAGAAGGAGGGCCAGCAGTCCTCTGTCAGGATGTGCATGGGCTCCCGCCGGTCCTTCATCTGCCGCATGAG GTGTGGGATGACCCCGGTGGAGCCCGTGTCCATGAACAGGCTGAGCTACCTGCGGAGCCGCAACAG GAACGGCCTGGGCCCAGTGAAGGATGGGGAGCCCCAGTTCGTGGTCGTCCACTGCACAGGGTACATCAAGTCCTGGCCCCCGGCAG GAGTCTCCCTGCCGGAGGAGGAGTCTGACAGCAGCCAGGGAAACCGATTCTGTCTGGTGGCGATCGGGAGGCTACAG GTGACCAGTTGCCCCAGCAACACCGACATGAACAACATCAGCATCCCCATCGAGTTCATCTCACGACACAACACCCAGGGCATCTTCACCTTCGTGGACCACCGCTGTGTGGGCACAGTGGGCTACCAGCCACAG GAGCTGCTGGGGAAGGAAATTCTGGAGTTCGCCCACCCAGAGGACCAGGGGCTGCTGAGAGACAGCTTCCAGCAG GTCATCAAGCTGAAAGGTCAGGTTCTATCGGTGATGTTCCGGTTCCGGTCCAAATCTCGGGAGTGGGTCTGGATGCGGACGAGCTCCTTCACTTTCCAGAACCCGTTCTCCGAGGAGATCGAGTACATCATCTGCACCAACGCCAACGTCAA TAGGGCACCGAGCCAGGACTGCCCCTCCCTGCCCTCCCCGGGCATCCCCGTGTCCCCCATGCTGGGGCAGAACCCTCCTAACTGCCCCCACGACCTGAGTCCAGGGCAGGGCCCTCCAAG acaactccagcagcagcagcagtcggAGCTCGAGATGGCGTCTGGGCGGGAGGGTCTGGGCTCATACGAGGCTGGCGGGCAACACAGCAGCCTGCAGCTGCCTCTGGGCCAG GCTCCAGTAACAGCTGCAGGACCAGAACACAGCAAACCCCTGGACAAGACTGAGGGCCTGTACCCCCCTGAGAGAGACCCCCGATACAGCGAGCTGTACACAG aTCAGTCCAAGCCCCTGGCCTCCTCTCCTGCCACGGGCACCCAGCAGATATACCCCCAGGGGGGCGCCTTCCCTCCCCCGCGGCCTGCCGACACATTCAG GTCGGTGGTGATGCCCCCGCAGGTCGGCCTGGCCCAGCAGCCGTCCTCGGCCGGACAGATCCTGGCCCACATCTCCCGCCAGGCCACTAACCCCAGCGGCGGCGGCACCAGCGCCGCCTCCGCGCAGGCCGGGCCAGCGGGGGCCGCGGGGGGCTGGGCCGGCGCCCGGCCCCCCTTCAGCTCGCAG CAGGTGGCGCCCCAGGTGGCAAAGACACAGTCCCCCCAGTTTCAGCTGGCGGGGTTCCAGGGAGGCCCCCCCTCCTTCAACGCTCTGTCCAGCCCAGCCACGCCCACCCCCCCCAGCACTGGCAATTTCCCCACTCTCAACAACACGCGCGCCAGCGCCCCCAGTGGCACCTTCG TAGAGAGCGGCCAGCCCAGTGCGCAGTTCCCCTCCCGACCAGGAGATGGCGTGGCAGTGTGGCCGCAGTGGCAGGGCCAGGCGCACACGCAGGCCTCCACAGAGGCGCACCCCCTCCCGCAAAGCAGCCAGCCAGACATCTTCTCACCG GACATGCTGTCCATGCTGGGCGACCAGACGTCCACCTTCAGCAGCGACGAGTTTGTGGAGCTGCCGATCTTCCCGTCCTTCAGCgagtga
- the LOC102682743 gene encoding aryl hydrocarbon receptor nuclear translocator-like isoform X4 — MASTSASDMASEVSGLSAGGAPGNPGLGGAAAGTMVQRGATKRRAVPDFDEDDDSGGGGGKLFRCDDDQGGSNDKERFARSDDEQNCADKERLARENHSEIERRRRNKMTAYITELSDMVPTCSALARKPDKLTILRMAVSHMKSLRGTGNTAADGTYKPSFLTDQELKHLILEAADGFLFVVSCESGRVVYVSDSVTPVLNQAQSDWLGSSLYDQVHPDDVDKLREQLSTTENNMSGRVLDLKTGTVKKEGQQSSVRMCMGSRRSFICRMRCGMTPVEPVSMNRLSYLRSRNRNGLGPVKDGEPQFVVVHCTGYIKSWPPAGVSLPEEESDSSQGNRFCLVAIGRLQVTSCPSNTDMNNISIPIEFISRHNTQGIFTFVDHRCVGTVGYQPQELLGKEILEFAHPEDQGLLRDSFQQVIKLKGQVLSVMFRFRSKSREWVWMRTSSFTFQNPFSEEIEYIICTNANVNRAPSQDCPSLPSPGIPVSPMLGQNPPNCPHDLSPGQGPPRQLQQQQQSELEMASGREGLGSYEAGGQHSSLQLPLGQAPVTAAGPEHSKPLDKTEGLYPPERDPRYSELYTDQSKPLASSPATGTQQIYPQGGAFPPPRPADTFRSVVMPPQVGLAQQPSSAGQILAHISRQATNPSGGGTSAASAQAGPAGAAGGWAGARPPFSSQQVAPQVAKTQSPQFQLAGFQGGPPSFNALSSPATPTPPSTGNFPTLNNTRASAPSGTFESGQPSAQFPSRPGDGVAVWPQWQGQAHTQASTEAHPLPQSSQPDIFSPDMLSMLGDQTSTFSSDEFVELPIFPSFSE, encoded by the exons ATGGCCTCGACTTCGGCATCAG acaTGGCGTCGGAGGTGTCCGGGCTGAGTGCGGGTGGGGCCCCTGGTAACCCGGGCCTGGGCGGGGCTGCCGCGGGCACCATGGTGCAGAGAGGGGCCACCAAGAGACGCGCTGT ACCTGACTTCGATGAGGACGACgacagcggcggcggcggcggcaagCTCTTCAG GTGTGATGATGACCAGGGAGGCTCCAACGACAAGGAGCGCTTTGCCAG GTCAGACGATGAGCAGAATTGCGCTGATAAGGAAAGGCTAGCAAG GGAGAACCACAGTGAGATCGAGCGCCGGCGCCGGAACAAGATGACAGCGTACATCACGGAGCTGTCCGACATGGTGCCCACCTGCAGCGCCCTGGCCCGCAAGCCCGACAAGCTGACCATCCTGCGCATGGCCGTGTCGCACATGAAGTCGCTGCGCGGCACGGGCAACACGGCCGCCGACGGCACCTACAAGCCCTCCTTCCTCACCGACCAG gagcTGAAGCATCTGATCCTGGAGGCTGCGGACGGGTTCCTGTTCGTGGTGTCGTGCGAGTCGGGCCGGGTCGTGTACGTGTCGGACTCGGTCACCCCCGTGCTCAACCAGGCGCAGTCCGACTGGCTGGGCAGCTCGCTGTACGACCAGGTGCACCCCGACGACGTGGACAAGCTGAGAGAGCAGCTGTCTACTACTGAAAACAACATGAGCG GCCGTGTCCTGGACCTGAAGACTGGCACAGTGAAGAAGGAGGGCCAGCAGTCCTCTGTCAGGATGTGCATGGGCTCCCGCCGGTCCTTCATCTGCCGCATGAG GTGTGGGATGACCCCGGTGGAGCCCGTGTCCATGAACAGGCTGAGCTACCTGCGGAGCCGCAACAG GAACGGCCTGGGCCCAGTGAAGGATGGGGAGCCCCAGTTCGTGGTCGTCCACTGCACAGGGTACATCAAGTCCTGGCCCCCGGCAG GAGTCTCCCTGCCGGAGGAGGAGTCTGACAGCAGCCAGGGAAACCGATTCTGTCTGGTGGCGATCGGGAGGCTACAG GTGACCAGTTGCCCCAGCAACACCGACATGAACAACATCAGCATCCCCATCGAGTTCATCTCACGACACAACACCCAGGGCATCTTCACCTTCGTGGACCACCGCTGTGTGGGCACAGTGGGCTACCAGCCACAG GAGCTGCTGGGGAAGGAAATTCTGGAGTTCGCCCACCCAGAGGACCAGGGGCTGCTGAGAGACAGCTTCCAGCAG GTCATCAAGCTGAAAGGTCAGGTTCTATCGGTGATGTTCCGGTTCCGGTCCAAATCTCGGGAGTGGGTCTGGATGCGGACGAGCTCCTTCACTTTCCAGAACCCGTTCTCCGAGGAGATCGAGTACATCATCTGCACCAACGCCAACGTCAA TAGGGCACCGAGCCAGGACTGCCCCTCCCTGCCCTCCCCGGGCATCCCCGTGTCCCCCATGCTGGGGCAGAACCCTCCTAACTGCCCCCACGACCTGAGTCCAGGGCAGGGCCCTCCAAG acaactccagcagcagcagcagtcggAGCTCGAGATGGCGTCTGGGCGGGAGGGTCTGGGCTCATACGAGGCTGGCGGGCAACACAGCAGCCTGCAGCTGCCTCTGGGCCAG GCTCCAGTAACAGCTGCAGGACCAGAACACAGCAAACCCCTGGACAAGACTGAGGGCCTGTACCCCCCTGAGAGAGACCCCCGATACAGCGAGCTGTACACAG aTCAGTCCAAGCCCCTGGCCTCCTCTCCTGCCACGGGCACCCAGCAGATATACCCCCAGGGGGGCGCCTTCCCTCCCCCGCGGCCTGCCGACACATTCAG GTCGGTGGTGATGCCCCCGCAGGTCGGCCTGGCCCAGCAGCCGTCCTCGGCCGGACAGATCCTGGCCCACATCTCCCGCCAGGCCACTAACCCCAGCGGCGGCGGCACCAGCGCCGCCTCCGCGCAGGCCGGGCCAGCGGGGGCCGCGGGGGGCTGGGCCGGCGCCCGGCCCCCCTTCAGCTCGCAG CAGGTGGCGCCCCAGGTGGCAAAGACACAGTCCCCCCAGTTTCAGCTGGCGGGGTTCCAGGGAGGCCCCCCCTCCTTCAACGCTCTGTCCAGCCCAGCCACGCCCACCCCCCCCAGCACTGGCAATTTCCCCACTCTCAACAACACGCGCGCCAGCGCCCCCAGTGGCACCTTCG AGAGCGGCCAGCCCAGTGCGCAGTTCCCCTCCCGACCAGGAGATGGCGTGGCAGTGTGGCCGCAGTGGCAGGGCCAGGCGCACACGCAGGCCTCCACAGAGGCGCACCCCCTCCCGCAAAGCAGCCAGCCAGACATCTTCTCACCG GACATGCTGTCCATGCTGGGCGACCAGACGTCCACCTTCAGCAGCGACGAGTTTGTGGAGCTGCCGATCTTCCCGTCCTTCAGCgagtga
- the LOC102682743 gene encoding aryl hydrocarbon receptor nuclear translocator-like isoform X6, with amino-acid sequence MASTSASDMASEVSGLSAGGAPGNPGLGGAAAGTMVQRGATKRRAVPDFDEDDDSGGGGGKLFRCDDDQGGSNDKERFARENHSEIERRRRNKMTAYITELSDMVPTCSALARKPDKLTILRMAVSHMKSLRGTGNTAADGTYKPSFLTDQELKHLILEAADGFLFVVSCESGRVVYVSDSVTPVLNQAQSDWLGSSLYDQVHPDDVDKLREQLSTTENNMSGRVLDLKTGTVKKEGQQSSVRMCMGSRRSFICRMRCGMTPVEPVSMNRLSYLRSRNRNGLGPVKDGEPQFVVVHCTGYIKSWPPAGVSLPEEESDSSQGNRFCLVAIGRLQVTSCPSNTDMNNISIPIEFISRHNTQGIFTFVDHRCVGTVGYQPQELLGKEILEFAHPEDQGLLRDSFQQVIKLKGQVLSVMFRFRSKSREWVWMRTSSFTFQNPFSEEIEYIICTNANVKAPSQDCPSLPSPGIPVSPMLGQNPPNCPHDLSPGQGPPRQLQQQQQSELEMASGREGLGSYEAGGQHSSLQLPLGQAPVTAAGPEHSKPLDKTEGLYPPERDPRYSELYTDQSKPLASSPATGTQQIYPQGGAFPPPRPADTFRSVVMPPQVGLAQQPSSAGQILAHISRQATNPSGGGTSAASAQAGPAGAAGGWAGARPPFSSQQVAPQVAKTQSPQFQLAGFQGGPPSFNALSSPATPTPPSTGNFPTLNNTRASAPSGTFVESGQPSAQFPSRPGDGVAVWPQWQGQAHTQASTEAHPLPQSSQPDIFSPDMLSMLGDQTSTFSSDEFVELPIFPSFSE; translated from the exons ATGGCCTCGACTTCGGCATCAG acaTGGCGTCGGAGGTGTCCGGGCTGAGTGCGGGTGGGGCCCCTGGTAACCCGGGCCTGGGCGGGGCTGCCGCGGGCACCATGGTGCAGAGAGGGGCCACCAAGAGACGCGCTGT ACCTGACTTCGATGAGGACGACgacagcggcggcggcggcggcaagCTCTTCAG GTGTGATGATGACCAGGGAGGCTCCAACGACAAGGAGCGCTTTGCCAG GGAGAACCACAGTGAGATCGAGCGCCGGCGCCGGAACAAGATGACAGCGTACATCACGGAGCTGTCCGACATGGTGCCCACCTGCAGCGCCCTGGCCCGCAAGCCCGACAAGCTGACCATCCTGCGCATGGCCGTGTCGCACATGAAGTCGCTGCGCGGCACGGGCAACACGGCCGCCGACGGCACCTACAAGCCCTCCTTCCTCACCGACCAG gagcTGAAGCATCTGATCCTGGAGGCTGCGGACGGGTTCCTGTTCGTGGTGTCGTGCGAGTCGGGCCGGGTCGTGTACGTGTCGGACTCGGTCACCCCCGTGCTCAACCAGGCGCAGTCCGACTGGCTGGGCAGCTCGCTGTACGACCAGGTGCACCCCGACGACGTGGACAAGCTGAGAGAGCAGCTGTCTACTACTGAAAACAACATGAGCG GCCGTGTCCTGGACCTGAAGACTGGCACAGTGAAGAAGGAGGGCCAGCAGTCCTCTGTCAGGATGTGCATGGGCTCCCGCCGGTCCTTCATCTGCCGCATGAG GTGTGGGATGACCCCGGTGGAGCCCGTGTCCATGAACAGGCTGAGCTACCTGCGGAGCCGCAACAG GAACGGCCTGGGCCCAGTGAAGGATGGGGAGCCCCAGTTCGTGGTCGTCCACTGCACAGGGTACATCAAGTCCTGGCCCCCGGCAG GAGTCTCCCTGCCGGAGGAGGAGTCTGACAGCAGCCAGGGAAACCGATTCTGTCTGGTGGCGATCGGGAGGCTACAG GTGACCAGTTGCCCCAGCAACACCGACATGAACAACATCAGCATCCCCATCGAGTTCATCTCACGACACAACACCCAGGGCATCTTCACCTTCGTGGACCACCGCTGTGTGGGCACAGTGGGCTACCAGCCACAG GAGCTGCTGGGGAAGGAAATTCTGGAGTTCGCCCACCCAGAGGACCAGGGGCTGCTGAGAGACAGCTTCCAGCAG GTCATCAAGCTGAAAGGTCAGGTTCTATCGGTGATGTTCCGGTTCCGGTCCAAATCTCGGGAGTGGGTCTGGATGCGGACGAGCTCCTTCACTTTCCAGAACCCGTTCTCCGAGGAGATCGAGTACATCATCTGCACCAACGCCAACGTCAA GGCACCGAGCCAGGACTGCCCCTCCCTGCCCTCCCCGGGCATCCCCGTGTCCCCCATGCTGGGGCAGAACCCTCCTAACTGCCCCCACGACCTGAGTCCAGGGCAGGGCCCTCCAAG acaactccagcagcagcagcagtcggAGCTCGAGATGGCGTCTGGGCGGGAGGGTCTGGGCTCATACGAGGCTGGCGGGCAACACAGCAGCCTGCAGCTGCCTCTGGGCCAG GCTCCAGTAACAGCTGCAGGACCAGAACACAGCAAACCCCTGGACAAGACTGAGGGCCTGTACCCCCCTGAGAGAGACCCCCGATACAGCGAGCTGTACACAG aTCAGTCCAAGCCCCTGGCCTCCTCTCCTGCCACGGGCACCCAGCAGATATACCCCCAGGGGGGCGCCTTCCCTCCCCCGCGGCCTGCCGACACATTCAG GTCGGTGGTGATGCCCCCGCAGGTCGGCCTGGCCCAGCAGCCGTCCTCGGCCGGACAGATCCTGGCCCACATCTCCCGCCAGGCCACTAACCCCAGCGGCGGCGGCACCAGCGCCGCCTCCGCGCAGGCCGGGCCAGCGGGGGCCGCGGGGGGCTGGGCCGGCGCCCGGCCCCCCTTCAGCTCGCAG CAGGTGGCGCCCCAGGTGGCAAAGACACAGTCCCCCCAGTTTCAGCTGGCGGGGTTCCAGGGAGGCCCCCCCTCCTTCAACGCTCTGTCCAGCCCAGCCACGCCCACCCCCCCCAGCACTGGCAATTTCCCCACTCTCAACAACACGCGCGCCAGCGCCCCCAGTGGCACCTTCG TAGAGAGCGGCCAGCCCAGTGCGCAGTTCCCCTCCCGACCAGGAGATGGCGTGGCAGTGTGGCCGCAGTGGCAGGGCCAGGCGCACACGCAGGCCTCCACAGAGGCGCACCCCCTCCCGCAAAGCAGCCAGCCAGACATCTTCTCACCG GACATGCTGTCCATGCTGGGCGACCAGACGTCCACCTTCAGCAGCGACGAGTTTGTGGAGCTGCCGATCTTCCCGTCCTTCAGCgagtga
- the LOC102682743 gene encoding aryl hydrocarbon receptor nuclear translocator-like isoform X5 has product MASTSASDMASEVSGLSAGGAPGNPGLGGAAAGTMVQRGATKRRAVPDFDEDDDSGGGGGKLFRCDDDQGGSNDKERFARENHSEIERRRRNKMTAYITELSDMVPTCSALARKPDKLTILRMAVSHMKSLRGTGNTAADGTYKPSFLTDQELKHLILEAADGFLFVVSCESGRVVYVSDSVTPVLNQAQSDWLGSSLYDQVHPDDVDKLREQLSTTENNMSGRVLDLKTGTVKKEGQQSSVRMCMGSRRSFICRMRCGMTPVEPVSMNRLSYLRSRNRNGLGPVKDGEPQFVVVHCTGYIKSWPPAGVSLPEEESDSSQGNRFCLVAIGRLQVTSCPSNTDMNNISIPIEFISRHNTQGIFTFVDHRCVGTVGYQPQELLGKEILEFAHPEDQGLLRDSFQQVIKLKGQVLSVMFRFRSKSREWVWMRTSSFTFQNPFSEEIEYIICTNANVNRAPSQDCPSLPSPGIPVSPMLGQNPPNCPHDLSPGQGPPRQLQQQQQSELEMASGREGLGSYEAGGQHSSLQLPLGQAPVTAAGPEHSKPLDKTEGLYPPERDPRYSELYTDQSKPLASSPATGTQQIYPQGGAFPPPRPADTFRSVVMPPQVGLAQQPSSAGQILAHISRQATNPSGGGTSAASAQAGPAGAAGGWAGARPPFSSQQVAPQVAKTQSPQFQLAGFQGGPPSFNALSSPATPTPPSTGNFPTLNNTRASAPSGTFVESGQPSAQFPSRPGDGVAVWPQWQGQAHTQASTEAHPLPQSSQPDIFSPDMLSMLGDQTSTFSSDEFVELPIFPSFSE; this is encoded by the exons ATGGCCTCGACTTCGGCATCAG acaTGGCGTCGGAGGTGTCCGGGCTGAGTGCGGGTGGGGCCCCTGGTAACCCGGGCCTGGGCGGGGCTGCCGCGGGCACCATGGTGCAGAGAGGGGCCACCAAGAGACGCGCTGT ACCTGACTTCGATGAGGACGACgacagcggcggcggcggcggcaagCTCTTCAG GTGTGATGATGACCAGGGAGGCTCCAACGACAAGGAGCGCTTTGCCAG GGAGAACCACAGTGAGATCGAGCGCCGGCGCCGGAACAAGATGACAGCGTACATCACGGAGCTGTCCGACATGGTGCCCACCTGCAGCGCCCTGGCCCGCAAGCCCGACAAGCTGACCATCCTGCGCATGGCCGTGTCGCACATGAAGTCGCTGCGCGGCACGGGCAACACGGCCGCCGACGGCACCTACAAGCCCTCCTTCCTCACCGACCAG gagcTGAAGCATCTGATCCTGGAGGCTGCGGACGGGTTCCTGTTCGTGGTGTCGTGCGAGTCGGGCCGGGTCGTGTACGTGTCGGACTCGGTCACCCCCGTGCTCAACCAGGCGCAGTCCGACTGGCTGGGCAGCTCGCTGTACGACCAGGTGCACCCCGACGACGTGGACAAGCTGAGAGAGCAGCTGTCTACTACTGAAAACAACATGAGCG GCCGTGTCCTGGACCTGAAGACTGGCACAGTGAAGAAGGAGGGCCAGCAGTCCTCTGTCAGGATGTGCATGGGCTCCCGCCGGTCCTTCATCTGCCGCATGAG GTGTGGGATGACCCCGGTGGAGCCCGTGTCCATGAACAGGCTGAGCTACCTGCGGAGCCGCAACAG GAACGGCCTGGGCCCAGTGAAGGATGGGGAGCCCCAGTTCGTGGTCGTCCACTGCACAGGGTACATCAAGTCCTGGCCCCCGGCAG GAGTCTCCCTGCCGGAGGAGGAGTCTGACAGCAGCCAGGGAAACCGATTCTGTCTGGTGGCGATCGGGAGGCTACAG GTGACCAGTTGCCCCAGCAACACCGACATGAACAACATCAGCATCCCCATCGAGTTCATCTCACGACACAACACCCAGGGCATCTTCACCTTCGTGGACCACCGCTGTGTGGGCACAGTGGGCTACCAGCCACAG GAGCTGCTGGGGAAGGAAATTCTGGAGTTCGCCCACCCAGAGGACCAGGGGCTGCTGAGAGACAGCTTCCAGCAG GTCATCAAGCTGAAAGGTCAGGTTCTATCGGTGATGTTCCGGTTCCGGTCCAAATCTCGGGAGTGGGTCTGGATGCGGACGAGCTCCTTCACTTTCCAGAACCCGTTCTCCGAGGAGATCGAGTACATCATCTGCACCAACGCCAACGTCAA TAGGGCACCGAGCCAGGACTGCCCCTCCCTGCCCTCCCCGGGCATCCCCGTGTCCCCCATGCTGGGGCAGAACCCTCCTAACTGCCCCCACGACCTGAGTCCAGGGCAGGGCCCTCCAAG acaactccagcagcagcagcagtcggAGCTCGAGATGGCGTCTGGGCGGGAGGGTCTGGGCTCATACGAGGCTGGCGGGCAACACAGCAGCCTGCAGCTGCCTCTGGGCCAG GCTCCAGTAACAGCTGCAGGACCAGAACACAGCAAACCCCTGGACAAGACTGAGGGCCTGTACCCCCCTGAGAGAGACCCCCGATACAGCGAGCTGTACACAG aTCAGTCCAAGCCCCTGGCCTCCTCTCCTGCCACGGGCACCCAGCAGATATACCCCCAGGGGGGCGCCTTCCCTCCCCCGCGGCCTGCCGACACATTCAG GTCGGTGGTGATGCCCCCGCAGGTCGGCCTGGCCCAGCAGCCGTCCTCGGCCGGACAGATCCTGGCCCACATCTCCCGCCAGGCCACTAACCCCAGCGGCGGCGGCACCAGCGCCGCCTCCGCGCAGGCCGGGCCAGCGGGGGCCGCGGGGGGCTGGGCCGGCGCCCGGCCCCCCTTCAGCTCGCAG CAGGTGGCGCCCCAGGTGGCAAAGACACAGTCCCCCCAGTTTCAGCTGGCGGGGTTCCAGGGAGGCCCCCCCTCCTTCAACGCTCTGTCCAGCCCAGCCACGCCCACCCCCCCCAGCACTGGCAATTTCCCCACTCTCAACAACACGCGCGCCAGCGCCCCCAGTGGCACCTTCG TAGAGAGCGGCCAGCCCAGTGCGCAGTTCCCCTCCCGACCAGGAGATGGCGTGGCAGTGTGGCCGCAGTGGCAGGGCCAGGCGCACACGCAGGCCTCCACAGAGGCGCACCCCCTCCCGCAAAGCAGCCAGCCAGACATCTTCTCACCG GACATGCTGTCCATGCTGGGCGACCAGACGTCCACCTTCAGCAGCGACGAGTTTGTGGAGCTGCCGATCTTCCCGTCCTTCAGCgagtga